Proteins from one Pagrus major chromosome 1, Pma_NU_1.0 genomic window:
- the LOC141001795 gene encoding uncharacterized protein C17orf113-like, whose translation MAKNDVACHQYEGLTQLLGAVKAPDFVTRDGIYRHSDSVDDMEKALESVVMKQLDEKLKGSDFIGVIIDETVNITVDKKLIIYVKLEEKGKVETRLLGNYDVHSGDAQCIFNKLVEVLRERDVELSRVIGLGSDGASVMMGKRAGVGALLRRESAFSIQVHCVAHRVALAAQDAAKSVDQIGAYKRTVSSVYSFYKHSASRTNRLRKLTAALSDEDMTSLKQPCAVRWLSLHKAVESMKSNWPALVMELNEEAVGGSAQAQGILGQIQQYSFIALTHTLSDVLPVMTKLNMVFQKEDVNLATIRPMVNASVAALTQLRDAPGPEEERFEAECVHNMYTDVQMTHASDRAVQVFKKTRADYIKHLIDALHNRFPQNSLDLLNCFDVLLNPSRYPQRTSELSEYAEPAIETIIGHFGREISREDESAAAAPLIDGTNVKRDGIAVMSALRGYGGLDFRKGCEVLIRDFEDIYPEWAKLAKIAGVIPVSSVPAERGFSLQNRIKTAQRSRLGESKVTRLMRISSCAETLNTFDFSAAAEHFTRAKMRKK comes from the exons ATGGCCAAAAATGACGTCGCGTGTCACCAGTATGAGGGATTGACTCAGCTACTGGGAGCGGTTAAGGCTCCAGATTTTGTCACGCGTGATGGCATTTACCGGCACAGCGACTCCGTGGATGACATGGAAAAGGCACTAGAAAGTGTTGTGATGAAGCAGTTGGATGAAAAGCTAAAGGGGAGTGACTTCATTGGAGTTATTATTGACGAGACGGTAAATATTACCGTGGACAAGAAACTGATTATTTATGTCAAACTGGAAGAAAAAGGGAAGGTTGAAACACGTTTGCTGGGGAATTATGATGTGCACTCCGGGGACGCACAGTGCATATTCAACAAACTGGTTGAGGTGCTGCGCGAGAGGGATGTGGAACTGTCCCGTGTCATCGGCCTGGGCTCAGACGGAGCTAGTGTAATGATGGGGAAACGTGCTGGAGTCGGTGCTCttctgaggagagagagcgcGTTTTCCATTCAGGTGCACTGTGTTGCGCACCGAGTGGCACTGGCCGCGCAAGATGCTGCAAAGTCTGTGGACCAGATAGGGGCCTACAAGCGCACAGTTTCGTCTGTGTACTCCTTTTACAAGCACTCAGCTAGCAGGACCAATCGCCTCCGTAAACTGACAGCAGCGCTCAGTGATGAAGACATGACAAGCCTAAAGCAGCCCTGTGCTGTCCGCTGGTTATCGTTGCACAAGGCAGTGGAAAGCATGAAAAGTAACTGGCCTGCTCTAGTGATGGAGCTAAATGAAGAGGCAGTAGGAGGAAGTGCCCAAGCCCAAGGCATCCTGGGTCAAATCCAGCAATACAGCTTCATCGCCTTGACCCACACACTGTCTGATGTGTTACCTGTGATGACCAAACTGAATATGGTTTTCCAGAAAGAAGATGTAAATCTGGCCACAATCAGACCAATGGTTAACGCATCAGTTGCGGCACTAACACAATTACGAGATGCGCCAGGTCCAGAAGAGGAGCGGTTTGAGGCGGAGTGTGTACACAACATGTACACGGATGTCCAAATGACACACGCAAGTGACCGGGCCGTGCAGGTTTTCAAAAAGACCAGAGCAGACTACATCAAACATTTAATAGATGCGCTACACAACCGGTTCCCTCAGAATTCACTGGATCTACTGAACTGCTTTGATGTCCTCCTGAACCCCTCCCGATACCCACAGAGAACGAGTG AGCTTTCGGAGTATGCGGAGCCAGCCATCGAGACCATCATTGGTCATTTTGGGAGAGAAATCTCACGTGAGGACGAGTCGGCTGCAGCAGCCCCTCTCATCGATGGCACAAATGTTAAGAGGGATGGCATTGCTGTCATGTCAGCGCTCCGTGGGTACGGAGGCTTGGACTTCAGAAAAGGCTGTGAAGTTCTGATCCGGGATTTTGAAGACATCTACCCTGAGTGGGCTAAACTGGCAAAAATAGCTGGCGTCATCCCTGTCTCCAGTGTGCCTGCAGAGCGAGGCTTCTCTCTGCAGAACCGAATAAAGACGGCTCAGCGAAGTCGTCTGGGGGAGAGCAAGGTGACGCGGCTGATGAGAATCTCCAGCTGTGCGGAGACCTTGAACACCTTTGatttttcagcagctgcagaacATTTTACACGCGCGAAAATGCGCAAGAAGTga